The window ATCCTGTGGACACTCTAGATCGCGACAGGGTTTTGTGGTCTCGCGTGCATACAACTACTTGATGCTCCACTTTTGTGACCCTTTTTGCATGTCCTCACATGAAGTGTAATGTATGAAGTGATGACGACTTGAAATGTTTTGGGCGTGGGATTCAAGGAAATATAAGTTCCAGTGACCAGTTAACAAGGATTAGGGTCAGATTTCTATTCTAATATACTCTATATTCGTATTGTTCCACCCAGTCATGTAGATTTGTTTTGTACCCTTCCATTGTTTTTAAATAAATTTATTCTCTAatagatgtatacatgtataaggtacAATATATTCATAGGTCATTCTTTAGCTACATGAATTCAAGTAAAATATTATGAGACACTGAAACTAATGCTGGCAGCACACATACATGACTTAAATGATTGCTGGACATACATGGTCACATCCGCACGCTAAAACCAATGTATCGTATGATTGTGAATGTGTAaaataatatcaataaatgaGATAACAGAATTTGGTTACTGGTTGTTCTTTCAAATCTGCCATAAATTTCATTGAGGTGCACTTGCCTGGGACCATGCTGGGTTTCTCTGTGCTGTTTCCTGGCAAGACCAATCACTCATGTATTCTGCCCACTCGGGTGATTTTACCATTAGCTTTGGTGACCAGGTTCTCTGTTCTATATATCTACAGCAGCTTCATACACTGGTGGTGGAGGTGCCTTCAGTTTGGGACCAGGTGTGTAAAGCTGCCTTTCCTGCTCATACTGTTCCTGTTCTGCTACAGCAAGAACATTACTTGGGTACAGTTCATCATTTTGTGACTCCATACCAAACCTTGCTTCCTCATCCACAGCGAGACCATGCCCATAATCAGCCTGAACCATGTCTTGCCCATAATTCGTGTCTGGTTGATCAGTTGCTCCATGTCGTAGGTCAGGTTGATCCATATTTTCCTCATATTCTGTATTGGACTGTTCAGTATAGTTTTCACTGTTGGGCATATTGTTGACCCCTCTCAATGGTGGTAGGTCGCCCAGATGTCTCCTGTCCTTGGTAACTGACCTATAGGAGTAAATTTGTTATGAGAGCAATGCATGGCAATGGCGTGACAACATCTCCAATGGTGCACAAATAGAGAATCGGGTCTGAGAATGTTTGAGTGTTTcaaggttgtgactctgtctgtCTCAAATGCTATGTTTTATGGTAAGGCTGTGACAATATTATGATGTCAAAAGGCTGAAGTATTCATACATTTACTTTGGATGTGACTCTGTCCTTAGTTTGTTGTTAGTACAAACCTGGCAACAAGCTCAGTATGGTGTGATTGTTTTGCTTGGAGTCCACCTCCAAAACACCAGATGCAGACGCTAAAGGAAAATGACAACTATGCCATAGCTGTCCATTCTGAAGAACCCGTGACTCACATTATTTTAAAATGACAGACAGCATATTATAGCAATCTAGTATCTCACAACCTTCATGTTCAGGACAAAGTAGCAAGCAACAAAACACAAGAATCGCTTTGATTTCGTTAGTCACAACCAGTTGCAGGTTCTGTTAGATTATAATAATTAAACTTCAGATTCATCTGAGGGACTTGCTGAGCCAATGCTAGTATCGTATACTTACGCAGTGGAAGCAACAGAACTGTTATCAAGTTCCGACTGTCTTCCCACATTCATCGTCTCTTTCCGAGACTTTCgcagtttctttcttttctgtttCTTATCTTTTTTCGGCTTCTCTCTCTCTCCATCAGCCTGCATCTCTCCCGGTTGTTCCCTAACAGGCTCTACAGAACTACTTGGGCGGTTTTTTTTAGAATAGATGACAGAGCCGACAAGAATTATGATCCCAATACCCAACAAAACTCCTCCCGAAATAGCAAAGTTTGTGTAGGTTGAGGTCGCATGTGGCCCAGTCACACCAATGACCAACAGAACGACACCAGTTACTAAAGTTATCAAGCCAACGGTAAAGAGAATTGTTGGACAATACCCCGCCTCTTGAGATATCCGTTGGAGTCCCTCGGGGCTTGAGGCCCGAATGTTCTCTTGGCTGAAGACAGATCCCTCCCGACGTGTCTGCCGGGTCCGGGTAAATGATCTCACCATTACAGGCATGGTGACGGGTTCAGTCTATAAGAGTTGTTAGATCTAATCAGCAGCGTACTACTCTAGAGATttgtgtcttcttcttctcctttatCAATTTCCTTCCATCCCTTCTGGAAACCTGGCCCCCTGGTCGTCGCTGGAAATCGCCAGCCTGTGGCTTCAAGACTTAGTTGTAGTTATGATGAGTTAATTATCAATGGTTTTGTTGGTACTGCTGTTGATATTGTAATTTCATTATCAATCCTTATTACTGTGGTCTGCTTATATAAATGTTGTCTCAATGCTGACTCGCACCCGATTCTTCGTCTGCTTATCCTGCAAGAAACCAAAGTTTAAATACCAGATTGCCCTCAGTAGGACTATCACCACATCACTAGATCACCCCCAAGGCTGTGACAGTAGCTCAGAACAGTGGGGTTTGGTTTATTCCGGAATAATGAAGTGAGTTTTGGTGGACAATCTTTGAACATTATCATTCCGACTTTAAGGTCATTGTCTATcaatttgacaaaaaatcatttgTGATGTAGAGCTCAGTGAGTCAGCTTGGAATCACTTTTGTTCAACCCAAGTCAAAGATAGACGTCTTACCTGATTGTCTTGATTCCCTCTGTTTAGTCCATGAACAAATCCATCGGAGGTGTATATGTCGGTATATGTCTTTTCAAAGGCCTATATCAACCCACAGAAACTTGTGTATCGTCGCCTGTTGTTGGTAAGCTATTAAGACATGTTTGGACCCTGTAAAGGACAACATATATATTGACTTATGCCTTACACGAAAGCACATGCATTTATTTATTAGCTTTAAGTCAAGCGGTGTGACATGTTTTTCTAGCGCATAATCAAAAGTAACCAGCCTATGAAGGGTAGGCATTATAGAACTTTAAATGCCTTGGACGTGAGATCTTTCTTTGCCCCTTTACTTCGGAGGCTCTGGTGGTATTTTCATAAAGCCAATTGACAGACTAACTTCTCAAAAGTAGGTGTGGCCGCCACGACAGTCTTTCCAGATGGTGACCCCAACACCCGAACCTCGGGTCACCAGCGCCCTCAGCAATCACGTAAACTTTTGAGCGTCGTCGGACAGGGCCTATCATCCTTGGCCCAAGAGACTGCAGGAGCTAGTAAATTAAGTCATTGTCACAATTTCTGGTCCTTCGCATATTGCAGGACAGCGTCAAAACAGTATACTCATGTCGCAGATATTGCTAGAAGTAGGGAGATATCACAGTCTCGACCAGGTCCGTCATGTCATGCCACGCAGAGGATATAGTGTCGCAACCCATGCCATCACAACATTTTACATCACATAATGCCGCGCCAGCTAAAGACAATACACATAAGACACATGCATCTTCAATCAAATACAGTATCGTAATCTCAGCATATCCATCACATGACTGATGTCGCAATCAGGACCATATCACAACCTTAGACCAACATACTGCCACGATTAGGACAGCACCATAACATTTGTCGTTTACCAAACATGAAGACAAAATCACATAGAAAGGTAAAAATAGCCTCAGCCTCAGCTTCAAGAGGGCACATGCTACCCCCTCGATCAGTCCGTCTATTCAGACCTTTAAGAGGACACATGCTACCTCCTCTGTCCGTCTCATCAGGCCTTCAAGAGGACACATGCTTCCCCCTCGATCAGTCCGTCTATTCAGACCTTTAAGAGGACACATGCTACCTCCTCTGTCCGTCTAATCAGACCTTTAAGAGGACACATGCTACCTCCTCTGTCCGTCTCATCAGGCCTTCAAGAGGACACATGCTACCTCCTCAGTCCGTCTCATCAGGCCTTCAAGAGGACACATGCTACCTCCTCAGTCTGTCTAATCAGACCTTTAAGAGGACACGTGCTACCTCCTCTGTCCGTCTCATCAGGCCTTCAAGAGACACATGCTACCTCCTCAGTCCGTTCGATCAGGTCATCAAGAGGACAAATACTACCTCCTCTGTCTTCAAGAGGACACATGCTTCCCCCTCGATCAGTCCGTCTATTCAGACCTTTAAGAGGACACATGCTACCTCCTCTGTCCGTCTAATCAGACCTTTAAGAGGACACATGCTACCTCCTCTGTCCGTCTCATCAGGCCTTCAAGAGGACACATGCTACCTCCTCAGTCCGTCTCATCAGGCCTTCAAGAGGACACATGCTACCTCCTCAGTCTGTCTAATCAGACCTTTAAGAGGACACGTGCTACCTCCTCTGTCCGTCTCATCAGGCCTTCAAGAGACACATGCTACCTCCTCAGTCCGTTCGATCAGGTCATCAAGAGGACAAATACTACCTCCTCTGTCTTCAAGAGGACACATGCTACCTcctttgtcttcaagaggacACATGCTACCTCCTCAGTCTGTCTAATCAGACCTTTAAGAGGACACGTGCTACCTCCTCTGTCCGTCTCATCAGGCCTTCAAGAGGACACATGCTACCTCCTCAGTCCGTTCGATCAGGTCATCAAGAGGACAAATACTACCTCCTCTGTCTTCAAGAGGACAAATACCACCTcctttgtcttcaagaggacACATGCTACCTCCTCAGTCCGTTCGATCAGGTCATCAAGAGGACAAATACTACCTCCTCTGTCTTCAAGAGGACAAATACTACCTcctttgtcttcaagaggacACATGCTACCTCCTCAGTCGGTCTAATCAGGCCTTCAAAATGGTCACTTAATGCCATCAAGAGGACAGTATTTCAACCACGCATAGATTGGCGAAATATTCCTCtggtttttaaaagaaaaatataaaattggttcattttttttcatacatTTATTATTAATCTGCATTCCAAATCATACAGGCAACAGCTTGTCATCAACAAAGTTGTCCAATGTATCTTTTCTGAACATCTAAATGTCCATGTGCCAGTCCCAATCAACAAAGATGATTACACTAAGAATAATTTAATTGTGGTAGGATTCAGTTTTTGAGTCTTTACTTGGAATACTGGCATCTATCCCAAGGCTTATCCAAGCAAACGGTGTCCCATAAATCTGTCACAATCTTAGTGATCGAACTTGGAAAGGATGAAAATTGGACTAGCACTTGGTAGGACATTGATACATACATGAATTTTTTCAAGCCCATTCAACTAAGAACAGCCAACTGCCTCATGGTATGTTTTCCTTGCAAAAGTTCTCAATATGTATTTATACTAAATTATAGCACAAATAACACAACAGGTGTGATTTAAAGTCCTCATCAACTATGTACAGACAACGTATTTCTAAACAAACAACACAATTACTTATTCCTGGGGTTTCATTCCACTTCCGACAGGGCCATGGCGTCGTTCCCAAACCATACGATGTTTCTGTTTCATATACGCATCGCTGACATTACTAGAGACCCCTATGTCACCATCTGAAAGATGAACACACAAATCTTTAGCAGAAAAGCATTGATAATACACGCAAGTGATTTTATCACAGCATTCTGGTTGGGACTCCTCAAAGTATAAGGTAGAAAAATATCCACACCAAAAATCATATCATAGTCTTCTTCTAAGCACAGAGTAATACTGTAAACCAACCACATAATCAACAAGCCCTAAAATGATAActtacattttataaaataaTTAGTGGAGCCTTCATCATAGTCGTCCATCTCTTTTTTGCAATGAACTTTAAAATCTGAACCTTCCCAATGCATGCACTCATTTCTTCGAAGACGTAGGATCTTTACAATGTTTTGGTCAACTCTCCTGCAAGAAATTGTAATATGTTAAGACATAAATAGTCAAAATGGATGTCATCAAGTGTAGTACTAGTAGTACGAACCTGATTACTGGACAGCAAATCCTTCATTATTCGATATTCAGAGGCCATCTCTCTATATAAAGATACCAACTTTGTAAACATAGCTTTTTTAAGTAGTTCTATAGTTTATACTCAACGATTTCAAttttgcagtaggcctacctttcCTTAATCTTACTTCAACAGTTGATAAGAATTACTTACTTATCTCTTTTGTACTGCTCTTGAGCTTCAAaaagacatatgggatcatCTACAGCACACTGGTCAACTGTCGGAACTCGTCGGAATTTCCTGTGGTAGTAAGGGTATGGATTCCTTTTCTGCATGGGCTCTAcaaatttttctgaaaaccGTCCAAATATTAAATAAATAATCAGATATCAGACATACCAAACGTGTAAAATTAGCTTTTTCGACTAGTGAattttgtccgaaaatagaacaGTAGTTTTCACAATTCGCGTGCATGGAAACTACTGTCGTGTTGTCGGACACACACAGATCACAATCAAGACGATGGGAAAATCATACAATTGATTGGGAACAATAAGATAAAATTTACCTCGAAAAGCAGTAATCGGGTAGTTGAAGAATCGAACAAACGACGAATCTCGCTTGAAAAACTTATCATCATCAGACATTTTGTGGGGGTTCTCTGGAAGAAAAAGCTACAATATGATGTCCTCTGCAAagggcgatttgttacatcctcgatgtacacttcGAGGGATGTCATACACTAatggtggcgccgcctgttatTACTAGAAGGACTCCGATATCCCTCAATGTGTACATTGAGGATGTGACAAATCGCCTCAAAGGAAGGCACGATTTACGGTAAGCTCATCAATTTAGTAAAGCCTTTATAATAATTTAAAGATCTTCATCACAGACAAACTATTGAATTagttttttcagaaaagacTTAAGATGATATTTTAAGAAAGATTCTGAGATATATTTTTGCGACAAAAGTAAAATCTATGTGAGCCTCTCTTTCAAGTCCCTCTTTCAAGCTGGCCAGCAATTATGGTAGGTCGTTGTGTAAATTTCTCAAACAAAATCGTCTTCAGTCTTCGCCATCCTTTATTGATTCTTGTTATATTCTTATATAGAATAAAGCTTAGGGATTTTTCAATACTTTGTTGGGATCATTTTTTGATATTGTTATTTGAAATGTGTAATTTTAGGAGTTAAATTTTTTTCCATATTTGTGGCTTCTTGGCCACTTTGGATGTCTGGCCTCTGTTCAGCGCATGCATGCGAGGTCTACCGCACAGGCCTGTACGTCCTAGTCGGCCTGTACGTCCTAGTCGGCCTACTTGTTTGAATAATGTATAGGTATAGCCTACAAAAAGTGAATGAATACCCTATCTAGCCTAGTAGTTGCGTTGATGTCGTCGTCCACCACGTCATGCCTGGTCCAATATCGTGGTGTATAGCGCCTTCGGCCTTGGAATAATAGATAGATAGGCCTAATATGTTGCTGAGCTAAGTTGCAAGTGAAATGGCTAATTTAATTAGAAAATAAATTCATACATCAAATCCTCATCATTTCCTTTCCTGCTGCTTGAGGTTTCCCACACTTGCATTCAATTCATGTCGAATATGACTGATCCTATTTTCAGTCTCACAGGAAGTTCTCGGCCCCTCGTCATGGTTCTCTGGGTTTCTTGCCCAAGAAGAGAAGTAAACGTCACCGAGGTAAGGTGAAAGCTTTCCCCAAGGATGACCGAAGCAAGCCATGCCATTTGACAGCTTTCCTTGGTTACAAGGCTGGTATGACACATTTGGTGCGGGAAGCAGACCGACCTGGATCTAGTAAGTATAATAGTATTATCTATGCTTTACTGATAGTAAAAAGTTAAAATAtggaaaaaattgtaaaaatcctCTGAATATCTTGGAAGTTGACCTAGTAAAACTAAATTGTGAAGGTGAACACTCTCCGATCTTGGCAGTTTTGAACTAGTCGTGAAGTAAGCTGCACCTTTACTGTAGTGTTACGGATCTTGATTTAACCTTTTCTTCACCAGGGCTACAGGATTGGACCAGGAGGTATGACTGGTTTCAAATTCACCAGCATGTCTACTGCTGATAATTAATGCTACTATTTCGTGTGCAATATGACCATTGTTTTTCCGATGGTGGTGGCCCCATCTAGAACAATTGAAATGTTTGCACTAAATGTCTCGAAATAAAAAACTTCCATTTCAGAGATCAACAAAAAGGAAATTGTTGAAGCAGTCACCATCGTGGAAACACCACCAATGATTGTTGTGGGTTGCGTCGGCTACGTTGAAACCCCCAGAGGTCTCCGCACATTCAAGACCATCTTCGCTGAGCATTTAGGCGAGGAGTGCAGGCGACGATTTTACAAGAACTGGTAAGTATAAATACACAAAAAGAAACCTATTTCAACTGGCCAAAAGTGAACTGTTTTGGACACGGGTAGCAATGTTTCTTGAATAAGTAAATCCTCCTAACTTCTGCAATTTTGCATTAAAATCCTTGCATGAAAACTCTCATTGCTTGAATAAATACAGAAGAAAGAGTTTGAGTTGGAATGGAAAACATCACTGTCTATCTGTTAAGTTTAGTTGTTGCGACCTGTTAGAATATGTTATGATGTTGATGTTTATTACTGGTCTTAGGAGCACTTCCAGTCGGCATTCCAGCCAAAGGCATGATGAAATTGGGGAACAAGTTCACTAGCTTCCTCTCGGGCCAGGCCTGATGAGGCTAGTAGCAATATATACCCCACTGTCCTCTCGTGTTTAGGCTGAGAATTGGATGTGTTTAGTGCCAGTCTGACCGTCTCCCTGATCAATTCTGGCAAAATCCTATGATAGACCCGATTGTATATTCATGTTTCATTCCCAGGCCCCTCTCAGCTTGTGAAGTTGAAGGGCTGTATCTGGCGTTGTTGATCTCCGCTCATGTTGTCTTGTGCAGCGTGATGAGGTTCACAACATTTTGTTTTGACCAAAAGGTACCGCTCCAAGAAGAAAGCCTTCACCAAGTACTCCAAGAAGTGGCAAGATGAAGTGGGCAAGAAAGAAATTGAATGCGACTTCAGGTTGATGAAGAAATACTGCAAGGTCATCCGTGTCATTGCCCACACTCAGGTAAGATGAAACATGTGCAGAATAAGTGGTGCAACAGTGTTTCTGAACTTGGTCCCCCATGAATTGTTCCAAGGCTGTTAAGTACTGCTGGCAAATACTTTTGATTGATAATGTTCTTTTGACCTAATGATATATGATGAAAACCATGTGGATGTGTGCCCCTGCCAGGGCACCTGACTTCCATCATGGAGAAGCATCCATGCTGCCTTCCTTCTGATATCGTATGAAAGATAATAAGATCTAAATGTGTAGTGATTAACACTTGGTTGGTGCAACTTTTCTAGCCTATCTTTTCCTCTCATTCTTTAGATGAAACTGATGAAGAAGCGCCAAAAGAAGGCTCACATCATGGAGATCCAGGTCAACGGTGGTACCATCTCCCAGAAGGTTGACTATGTCCGTGAACACATGGAAAAGAAGATCCCAATCGACACAGTGTTTG is drawn from Lineus longissimus chromosome 1, tnLinLong1.2, whole genome shotgun sequence and contains these coding sequences:
- the LOC135492814 gene encoding NADH dehydrogenase [ubiquinone] 1 beta subcomplex subunit 10-like, whose protein sequence is MSDDDKFFKRDSSFVRFFNYPITAFREKFVEPMQKRNPYPYYHRKFRRVPTVDQCAVDDPICLFEAQEQYKRDKRVDQNIVKILRLRRNECMHWEGSDFKVHCKKEMDDYDEGSTNYFIKYGDIGVSSNVSDAYMKQKHRMVWERRHGPVGSGMKPQE
- the LOC135492804 gene encoding large ribosomal subunit protein uL3-like → MSHRKFSAPRHGSLGFLPKKRSKRHRGKVKAFPKDDRSKPCHLTAFLGYKAGMTHLVREADRPGSKINKKEIVEAVTIVETPPMIVVGCVGYVETPRGLRTFKTIFAEHLGEECRRRFYKNWYRSKKKAFTKYSKKWQDEVGKKEIECDFRLMKKYCKVIRVIAHTQMKLMKKRQKKAHIMEIQVNGGTISQKVDYVREHMEKKIPIDTVFGKDEMIDVIGVTKGKGYKGVTSRWHTKKLPRKTHKGLRKVACIGAWHPSRVGFSVARGGQKGYHHRTEINKKIYRIGQGIHTKDGKVIKNNASTEYDITDKSITPMGGFPHYGEVNNDFVMIKGAVCGPKKRVLTLRKSLLVHTKRAALEKVNIKFIDTSSKFGHGRFQTDEEKKNFMGLLKKDKVKDEA